The following are encoded in a window of Mustelus asterias chromosome 11, sMusAst1.hap1.1, whole genome shotgun sequence genomic DNA:
- the atxn7l3a gene encoding ataxin-7-like protein 3 isoform X1 — MPKLKRVSSEKKQKYWRQLKRDQRQMSREHSDQAMEFDATPESSAEQAVAHEIYSDLVDDACLGLCFEVHRAVKCGYFFLDETDPDSMKDFEIVDQPGVDIFGQVYNQWKNKECECPNCSRSIAASRFAPHLEKCLGMGRNSSRIANRRIASSNNLSKSESDQEDNDDINDNDWSYGSEKKAKKRKSDKNPNSPRRSKSLKHKNGELSGNSDPYKYNNNSGINYESLGPEELRSLLTTQCGVISEHTKKMCTRSLRCPQHTDDQRRSVRIYLLGSSVSLPESEVSVENESYDPSESQGFMSRLQWDGTSDISPSDSASSKASTNNSDSKKSKKKKPHLGLPSAPGMSSSKKKKLKAPAPPTPSLYDDIN, encoded by the exons ATGCCCAAGCTGAAGCGGGTATCTTCGGAGAAGAAGCAGAAATACTGGCGGCAGCTGAAACGAGATCAGAGGCAGATGAGCAGAGAGCACAGtgaccaggccatggagtttgacgCTACCCCTGAAAGTTCTGCAGAGCAG GCCGTAGCTCATGAGATCTATTCTGATCTCGTAGATGATGCGTGTCTGGGACTTTGTTTTGAGGTGCACCGAGCTGTAAAGTGTGGTTATTTCTTTTTGGATGAAACGGACCCAGACAGCATGAAGGATTTTG AAATTGTGGACCAGCCGGGTGTggacatttttggtcaagtctACAACCAGTGGAAGAACAAGGAATGTGAATGTCCAAATTGTAGTCGCAGTATTGCTGCCTCCCGCTTTGCTCCTCACCTGGAAAAGTGTTTGGGAATGGGTCGCAATAGCAGTCGGATTGCAAACAGGAG AATAGCCAGTAGCAACAACCTCAGCAAATCTGAAAGCGACCAAGAGGATAATGATGACATCAATGATAACGACTGGTCATATGGATCTGAGAAAAAAG CAAAGAAAAGAAAATCTGATAAG AATCCCAATTCGCCGCGGAGATCCAAATCTCTCAAACATAAAAATG GTGAACTCAGTGGAAACTCTGATCCATATAAG TACAATAATAATTCTGGCATCAACTATGAAAGCCTGGGTCCTGAAGAGTTGCGTTCATTGCTTACAACG CAATGTGGAGTCATCTCGGAACACACCAAGAAAATGTGCACAAG ATCATTGCGGTGCCCTCAACACACAGATGATCAGCGGCGATCTGTACGCATCTATCTCCTGGGATCTTCAGT ATCCCTTCCGGAATCTGAAGTAAGTGTGGAAAATGAGAGTTATGATCCCTCAGAGAGCCAGGGTTTTATGAGCCGACTGCAATGGGATGGCACATCAGACATTTCGCCTTCTGACTCAGCATCTTCCAAAGCAA GTACCAACAATTCTGATTCAAAGAAGAGCAAAAAGAAGAAGCCTCACCTCGGCCTCCCCAGTGCTCCTGGCATGAGCTCCAGTAAAAAGAAGAAACTGAAAGCACCAGCTCCGCCCACCCCCAGCCTATACGATGACATCAACTGA
- the atxn7l3a gene encoding ataxin-7-like protein 3 isoform X2: MKMEEMSISGPENSKSEAVAHEIYSDLVDDACLGLCFEVHRAVKCGYFFLDETDPDSMKDFEIVDQPGVDIFGQVYNQWKNKECECPNCSRSIAASRFAPHLEKCLGMGRNSSRIANRRIASSNNLSKSESDQEDNDDINDNDWSYGSEKKAKKRKSDKNPNSPRRSKSLKHKNGELSGNSDPYKYNNNSGINYESLGPEELRSLLTTQCGVISEHTKKMCTRSLRCPQHTDDQRRSVRIYLLGSSVSLPESEVSVENESYDPSESQGFMSRLQWDGTSDISPSDSASSKASTNNSDSKKSKKKKPHLGLPSAPGMSSSKKKKLKAPAPPTPSLYDDIN; this comes from the exons ATGAAAATGGAGGAAATGTCGATATCTGGTCCGGAGAACAGCAAATCTGAG GCCGTAGCTCATGAGATCTATTCTGATCTCGTAGATGATGCGTGTCTGGGACTTTGTTTTGAGGTGCACCGAGCTGTAAAGTGTGGTTATTTCTTTTTGGATGAAACGGACCCAGACAGCATGAAGGATTTTG AAATTGTGGACCAGCCGGGTGTggacatttttggtcaagtctACAACCAGTGGAAGAACAAGGAATGTGAATGTCCAAATTGTAGTCGCAGTATTGCTGCCTCCCGCTTTGCTCCTCACCTGGAAAAGTGTTTGGGAATGGGTCGCAATAGCAGTCGGATTGCAAACAGGAG AATAGCCAGTAGCAACAACCTCAGCAAATCTGAAAGCGACCAAGAGGATAATGATGACATCAATGATAACGACTGGTCATATGGATCTGAGAAAAAAG CAAAGAAAAGAAAATCTGATAAG AATCCCAATTCGCCGCGGAGATCCAAATCTCTCAAACATAAAAATG GTGAACTCAGTGGAAACTCTGATCCATATAAG TACAATAATAATTCTGGCATCAACTATGAAAGCCTGGGTCCTGAAGAGTTGCGTTCATTGCTTACAACG CAATGTGGAGTCATCTCGGAACACACCAAGAAAATGTGCACAAG ATCATTGCGGTGCCCTCAACACACAGATGATCAGCGGCGATCTGTACGCATCTATCTCCTGGGATCTTCAGT ATCCCTTCCGGAATCTGAAGTAAGTGTGGAAAATGAGAGTTATGATCCCTCAGAGAGCCAGGGTTTTATGAGCCGACTGCAATGGGATGGCACATCAGACATTTCGCCTTCTGACTCAGCATCTTCCAAAGCAA GTACCAACAATTCTGATTCAAAGAAGAGCAAAAAGAAGAAGCCTCACCTCGGCCTCCCCAGTGCTCCTGGCATGAGCTCCAGTAAAAAGAAGAAACTGAAAGCACCAGCTCCGCCCACCCCCAGCCTATACGATGACATCAACTGA